tgaatAGCATGACTATTATTCCCAACATCAGTATTACTTATGATATACACCACATTTATGAACCAACGGATTATAGAACACGATACTGAttgtaattaataatcatataaaactatataaaatactgAGAGAACTTGGGcaatgaatgggaatgaataaaagaaatacagagaataattatactttattatcacAGCTACTCTGACATCGAAAAGTTAAACCTAAACTCGTTTCCCGTCGATTTGAACTTGAAGGTATCTGCAGGCTTTGGCAGTACCtcaagattttctttttcatcaacaACTGCTACAGAAGTACTGAGCTTGGCACCACTTTCCTCTTGCTGAGACTCAGAAATTCCTGcttcttttgccttttctccATTGGAATTGACTTCTGTTTTATCAGCGGCTGTTTGCTGACCATCTTTTCTCGTTGATTTTTTCACACATTTTGACTGCTTTGGGACAGTAATATTTGcattcattttgggtttttctgtggaaaagaaaaatatgaaaagaatatgaaaaatataatcattGAATCGTTCAAGAAACTGGAAATTTAGTTTGAGCACTGTGAAAATGTCTTCATTAGTATATATGAGACAACAAACAACAGGCAACAGCNNNNNNNNNNNNNNNNNNNNNNNNNNNNNNNNNNNNNNNNNNNNNNNNNNNNNNNNNNNNNNNNNNNNNNNNNNNNNNNNNNNNNNNNNNNNNNNNNNNNNNNNNNNNNNNNNNNNNNNNNNNNNNNNNNNNNTTTAAATTAGTGGAATAATGACCTATCTTAAATTTCTTTTCCTCGTCGGCCATCTTCTTCCTGTAGTCCCCAAACATTGACCTCATGAGCTGTCTTTTCTTCACTGTGGGAGTCTTGTTGTTTGATAAAGTCAAGTGACTCTTCATCAATTCCTCACCTGAAAGGAACCATGACTGTCAATTATAAAATTCACAAAGATATCTGAGGTTAATACATCACCAATCTGCAAATTCACATTGACTTTGTGTTAGAATAACTTCCCTGTCACGCATTTCACTCAATGTATCAAATTTCTATATCCCTCAAATGCTGTCAATAAAGGAGTTGAGGATATGGATAATTAGACTATCTGTTGCAAATAGTCTTACTTAATAGATCTCTAAGACACCTGGGAAGTCAGTGAAGTGACTCTTCTTCAACTGTTATTTTAAATGGTCCCTCTTTcttcaaaatcataaaaaatattgatattagtatttccAAAATATATGGACCTTTTACTTGCTTCAGGCATGAATTTTCAAAATGTTGAAAAGTTCACCTATAAATTTTTTAGGGGCATTTAACCCAATCACAGCTACCTTCCTAAAATTatgactttttttatttctttcataaaCTGGTCTTTGCACTAAACAGATCATAAATTAATGAGTATATGCAGCAagtttataaataaatgcatgtgtTCACTGAGTCAGGTTCAAATAAATCTAAATGTTTTAGCAAAATGCTAACATTTTCTGTGTGAAGACTTGTATTGCATAGAAATACTTGAAGTAATAAAATGCAGTGTAGAGGTCCTCAAGACTCATACAACTTGGGTATAACATTTACAGTANNNNNNNNNNNNNNNNNNNNNNNNNNNNNNNNNNNNNNNNNNNNNNNNNNNNNNNNNNNTTCTTAGTTATCttacaaaattttacttttatgctTCCGTTTCTTGAAAAATGAAGAAGTTTGACTGTGATTTGACTGTGCTTTACTTACAAAAAATTTTCAGTACCaagatttttttctacatttagcTTGCTCATTTACTCATCTCATTTGTTTTATCtcattttaaccctttcccttgtCTTATACTTCAGCTTTTACTTATAACATTTCTAAACTTACGAATTAATCTACNNNNNNNNNNNNNNNNNNNNNNNNNNNNNNNNNNNNNNNNNNNNNNNNNNNNNNNNNNNNNNNNNNNNNNNNNNNNNNNNNNNNNNNNNNNNNNNNNNNNNNNNNNNNNNNNNNNNNNNNNNNNNNNNNNNNNNNNNNNNNNNNNNNNNNNNNNNNNNNNNNNNNNNNNNNNNNNNNNNNNNNNNNNNNNNNNNNNNNNNNNNNNNNNNNNNNNNNNNNNNNNNNNNNNNNNNNNNNNNNNANNNNNNNNNNNNNNNNNNNNNNNNNNNNNNNNNNNNNNNNNNNNNNNNNNNNNNNNNNNNNNNNNNNNNNNNNNNNNNNNNNNNNNNNNNNNNNNNNNNNNNNNNNNNNNNNNNNNNNNNNNNNNNNNNNNNNNNNNNNNNNNNNNNNNNNNNTGGGTGgcattaacccaatgctgccaggGAANNNNNNNNNNNNNNNNNNNNNNNNNNNNNNNNNNNNNNNNNNNNNNNNNNNNNNNNNNNANNNNNNNNNNNNNNNNNNNNNNNNNNNNNNNNNNNNNNNNNNNNNNNNNNNNNNNNNNNNNNNNNNNNNNNNNNNNNNNNNNNNNNNNNNNNNNNNNNNNNNNNNNNNNNNNNNNNNNNNNNNNNNNNNNNNNNNNNNNNNNNNNNNNNNNNNNNNNNNNNNNNNNNNNNNNNNNNNNNNNNNNNNNNNNNNNNNNNNNNNNNNNNNNNNNNNNNNNNNNNNNNNNNNNNNNNNNNNNNNNNNNNNNNNNNNNNNNNNNNNNNNNNNNNNNNNNNNNNNNNNNNNNNNNNNNNNNNNNNNNNNNNNNNNNNNNNNNNNNNNNNNNNNNNNNNNNNNNNNNNNNNNNNNNNNNNNNNNNNNNNNNNNNNNNNNNNNNNNNNNNNNNNNNNNNNN
Above is a window of Penaeus monodon isolate SGIC_2016 chromosome 34, NSTDA_Pmon_1, whole genome shotgun sequence DNA encoding:
- the LOC119594543 gene encoding UPF0488 protein C8orf33 homolog — translated: MPPKPRQKVKKGPPPKVVAKTSPQEDTDEAAALEKFALELRWCLQQIELSMEKKQGNSKQSEELMKSHLTLSNNKTPTVKKRQLMRSMFGDYRKKMADEEKKFKIEKPKMNANITVPKQSKCVKKSTRKDGQQTAADKTEVNSNGEKAKEAGISESQQEESGAKLSTSVAVVDEKENLEVLPKPADTFKFKSTGNEFRFNFSMSE